One Phycisphaeraceae bacterium genomic window carries:
- a CDS encoding amidohydrolase family protein, which yields MTIDIRVRVWSGRDPFASVLETSPLAGRPLDRPEIDPSPAHFSRCGSVLHAAVLTGWRMDRLGVHMAAEHLARWVSDSPDARVAFAGVDPSSDSTLDDIDAACELGMVGLTVAPADCAVRPTDERFLLMAERAASRGLPLLVANPCLATPASILDFARPSLLDEACRSLPNLTVILGDIGGGFTEEAFAMLAKHPRVYAELSGVITRPWGLYTTLLGAFERGLTDKLLFASGFPSETPERAIERMYTVNAVRAGSQLPGIPREAVRTIVERDALRLLGIEHVSARRKPTEGITQPAATIERPSDERARSS from the coding sequence ATGACGATCGACATCCGCGTTCGCGTGTGGTCCGGCAGGGACCCCTTCGCCAGCGTGCTCGAAACATCCCCGCTCGCCGGCCGCCCTCTGGATCGGCCCGAGATCGACCCGTCGCCGGCGCACTTCTCGCGTTGCGGCTCGGTCCTGCACGCCGCCGTGCTCACGGGCTGGCGCATGGACCGTCTCGGCGTGCACATGGCCGCCGAGCACCTGGCACGCTGGGTGTCGGACTCGCCCGACGCGCGTGTCGCGTTCGCCGGCGTCGACCCCTCGTCCGACAGCACGCTCGACGACATCGACGCCGCCTGCGAACTGGGCATGGTTGGCCTGACCGTCGCGCCGGCCGACTGCGCCGTGCGACCGACCGACGAGCGATTCCTGCTGATGGCCGAGCGCGCCGCGTCGCGCGGGCTGCCCCTGCTCGTCGCGAACCCGTGCCTCGCGACGCCGGCGAGCATCCTCGACTTCGCGCGCCCCTCGCTGCTGGACGAGGCCTGCCGCTCGCTCCCGAACCTCACGGTCATCCTGGGCGACATCGGCGGCGGGTTCACCGAAGAAGCGTTCGCGATGCTCGCCAAGCACCCGCGCGTCTACGCCGAACTCTCCGGCGTCATCACGCGCCCCTGGGGTCTGTACACCACGCTCCTGGGCGCGTTCGAGCGAGGATTGACCGACAAACTGCTCTTCGCGTCGGGCTTCCCCAGCGAGACGCCCGAGCGCGCGATCGAGCGCATGTACACGGTCAACGCCGTGCGCGCCGGCTCGCAGCTGCCCGGCATCCCTCGCGAAGCGGTGCGCACCATCGTCGAGCGCGACGCGCTGCGCCTGCTGGGCATCGAGCACGTGTCCGCCCGGCGCAAGCCCACCGAGGGCATCACGCAGCCCGCGGCCACGATCGAGCGCCCCTCCGACGAACGCGCCCGCTCGTCCTGA
- the rplA gene encoding 50S ribosomal protein L1, with protein sequence MAKKEKKIKGTKRFRENAAIAPQEPMAMADAVVAVKKFKPTKFDQTVNCVVHLGIDPKQADQMVRGSVALPKGIGKTKRVIAFCTSDKAKAALAAGAMKAGGDELVAEVEGGFMDFDVAIATPDMMRVVSKLGRVLGPKGLMPSPKAGTVTADIEKAVREYAAGKIEYRNDKGGNVHAVIGKMSFAEGDLFANLEHFVQEIERVRPRTVKGVYVKKVVISGTMTPGVQIKYASALPGA encoded by the coding sequence ATGGCGAAGAAAGAAAAGAAGATCAAGGGCACCAAGCGCTTCCGTGAGAACGCCGCGATCGCTCCCCAGGAGCCGATGGCGATGGCCGACGCGGTGGTCGCGGTGAAGAAGTTCAAGCCCACGAAGTTCGACCAGACGGTCAACTGCGTGGTGCACCTGGGCATCGACCCCAAGCAGGCCGACCAGATGGTCCGCGGCTCGGTGGCGCTGCCCAAGGGCATCGGCAAGACCAAGCGCGTCATCGCGTTCTGCACAAGCGACAAGGCCAAGGCCGCGCTCGCCGCGGGCGCGATGAAGGCCGGCGGCGACGAGCTCGTGGCCGAGGTCGAGGGCGGTTTCATGGACTTCGATGTGGCGATCGCCACGCCGGACATGATGCGCGTCGTGTCGAAGCTCGGTCGCGTGCTGGGCCCCAAGGGGCTGATGCCCTCGCCCAAGGCCGGGACCGTCACTGCGGACATCGAGAAGGCCGTCCGCGAGTACGCGGCGGGCAAGATCGAGTACCGCAACGACAAGGGCGGCAACGTGCACGCCGTCATCGGCAAGATGAGCTTCGCCGAGGGCGACCTGTTCGCCAACCTCGAGCACTTCGTGCAGGAGATCGAGCGCGTCCGCCCGCGCACGGTCAAGGGCGTGTATGTCAAGAAGGTCGTCATCAGCGGGACGATGACGCCCGGCGTCCAGATCAAGTACGCGTCGGCCCTCCCCGGGGCGTAA
- the rplL gene encoding 50S ribosomal protein L7/L12: MSDTATFDAKITDLGDKLAGLTLKEAVDLTDYMKDKYGIEPAAGGAVMMAGPAAGPAAAEEKSTFDVVLTNGGDKKIQVIKVVRELTNLGLKEAKDLVDGAPKPVKTGVSKEEAEDIKKKLEEAGGTVELK, from the coding sequence ATGTCCGACACCGCTACCTTCGACGCGAAAATCACCGACCTGGGCGACAAGCTCGCCGGCCTGACCCTCAAGGAGGCCGTCGACCTGACGGACTACATGAAGGACAAGTACGGCATCGAGCCCGCCGCCGGCGGCGCTGTGATGATGGCCGGCCCGGCCGCCGGTCCCGCGGCTGCCGAGGAGAAGTCGACCTTCGACGTCGTCCTCACCAACGGCGGCGACAAGAAGATCCAGGTCATCAAGGTTGTCCGCGAGCTGACCAACCTGGGCCTCAAGGAGGCCAAGGACCTAGTCGACGGCGCTCCCAAGCCCGTCAAGACCGGCGTCTCCAAGGAGGAGGCCGAGGACATCAAGAAGAAGCTCGAAGAGGCCGGCGGCACGGTCGAGCTCAAGTAA
- a CDS encoding SUMF1/EgtB/PvdO family nonheme iron enzyme, which produces MSSHTRSTRGLGVVICAIAGITPTAFAQWQPAPRPPAPVYTQQDVAAVNATIERFGFDFVTVGAPGNRSWIESERQFPNGWTPSHIDDRGRVDYSYRIMRTEVVTRQYADFVLAFRPFWLSLADRPGAIETGSPTDSRFTSRGISVFGGFEIRPGWIDSTAQISWRNAARYANWLHNGAPTDAASLTWDTFHTGAYTFTDESFTSSTRGTPITRNEDARFWLPSLDELLKAAYYDPNRYGEGEEGYWLYPHSSNDTPVRGAPGEGDYGPVPGEDLWESMLPGRYPNAASPWGVLDVLGTESEWVETPYAIRQLSDGTFILGTPERIRVGGSNLFENSQLDRWSSSSEWSVSNGFRLATIVPAPSALSVFAGAGVLIRRKRS; this is translated from the coding sequence ATGTCCAGCCACACCCGATCAACTCGCGGCCTTGGGGTTGTCATCTGCGCGATCGCCGGGATCACCCCCACCGCGTTCGCCCAATGGCAACCCGCGCCGCGCCCCCCCGCGCCGGTGTACACCCAGCAGGATGTCGCCGCGGTCAACGCGACGATCGAGCGCTTCGGTTTCGACTTCGTGACCGTCGGCGCCCCGGGCAACCGCTCGTGGATCGAGAGCGAGCGTCAGTTCCCCAACGGCTGGACCCCCAGCCACATCGACGACCGTGGGCGCGTGGACTACTCGTACCGCATCATGCGCACCGAGGTGGTGACGCGCCAGTACGCCGACTTCGTGCTGGCGTTCCGGCCCTTCTGGCTCTCCCTTGCGGACCGCCCCGGCGCGATCGAGACCGGCAGCCCGACGGACTCCAGATTCACGAGCCGCGGCATCTCGGTCTTCGGCGGGTTCGAGATCCGACCCGGCTGGATCGACTCGACGGCGCAGATCTCCTGGCGCAACGCCGCGAGGTACGCCAACTGGCTCCACAACGGCGCGCCCACCGACGCGGCGTCGCTGACCTGGGACACCTTCCACACCGGCGCGTACACCTTCACCGACGAGAGTTTCACGAGCAGCACGCGCGGCACGCCCATCACGCGCAACGAGGATGCACGGTTCTGGCTCCCGTCTCTCGACGAACTCCTGAAGGCCGCGTACTACGACCCCAACCGCTACGGGGAGGGGGAAGAGGGATACTGGCTGTATCCCCATTCCTCGAACGACACGCCGGTCCGCGGCGCGCCGGGAGAAGGGGACTATGGCCCGGTCCCGGGAGAGGATCTCTGGGAGTCGATGCTTCCCGGGCGCTACCCCAACGCCGCAAGCCCGTGGGGGGTGCTCGATGTGCTGGGAACGGAGAGCGAATGGGTGGAAACGCCCTACGCGATCCGGCAGTTGAGCGACGGCACCTTCATTCTCGGGACGCCCGAAAGAATCAGGGTCGGGGGGAGCAATCTCTTTGAGAATAGCCAACTCGATAGATGGTCCAGCTCTTCGGAGTGGTCTGTAAGCAACGGATTCCGGCTCGCGACCATTGTGCCAGCACCGAGCGCGCTGAGCGTCTTCGCGGGCGCCGGGGTGCTGATCCGGCGTAAGAGAAGCTAA
- a CDS encoding DoxX family protein translates to MVGKIAHKWGGWLTEPRAYILSSVGLVFLRLGLGVLMLALHGWGKLTQLANGNMAFPDPIGIGQGLSLVLATFAEFACSILLILGLFTRLACVPLIVTMAVAAFLVHGGDPWAKKELAYLYLSGYLALLFTGPGKFSVDALIMKR, encoded by the coding sequence ATGGTCGGCAAGATCGCGCACAAGTGGGGGGGATGGCTCACCGAGCCCCGGGCGTACATCCTCTCGTCCGTCGGACTCGTCTTCCTGCGCCTGGGGCTGGGCGTGCTGATGCTCGCCCTGCACGGGTGGGGCAAACTCACCCAGCTCGCCAACGGCAACATGGCCTTCCCCGACCCCATCGGCATCGGCCAGGGCCTCAGTCTCGTGCTCGCGACCTTCGCCGAGTTCGCCTGCTCGATCCTGCTCATCCTCGGGCTGTTCACCCGTCTGGCGTGCGTCCCGCTGATCGTGACGATGGCGGTCGCCGCGTTCCTCGTGCACGGGGGCGACCCGTGGGCGAAGAAGGAACTGGCGTACCTGTACCTTTCCGGGTACCTCGCGCTGCTGTTCACAGGGCCGGGGAAGTTCAGCGTGGATGCGCTGATCATGAAGCGATAA
- the rplJ gene encoding 50S ribosomal protein L10 — MSRPTKEMLMRDYTERIGEDPVEALVVSIRGVDAQTNNRMRNELRTQGIRITVVRNGLAKLSLKDTPLAGLSPVLEGPSALVYGEQSVVSVARELMKWAKEVANLELKGAILDGMLFEGAAGVERLSKFPTRDEAIAKTVTVVLTPGRKLMGAVQAPGANLLAVVKSIQEKLEKGETIAPVA, encoded by the coding sequence ATGAGCCGTCCTACCAAAGAAATGCTGATGCGCGACTACACCGAGCGCATCGGAGAAGACCCTGTCGAGGCGCTGGTCGTCTCGATCCGAGGCGTCGACGCCCAGACCAACAACCGCATGCGCAACGAGCTGCGCACGCAGGGCATCCGCATCACCGTCGTCCGCAACGGCCTCGCGAAGCTGTCCCTCAAGGACACGCCCCTCGCGGGTCTCTCGCCCGTTCTCGAGGGCCCCAGCGCCCTGGTCTACGGCGAGCAGTCGGTCGTCAGCGTCGCTCGCGAGCTGATGAAGTGGGCGAAGGAGGTCGCGAACCTCGAGCTGAAGGGCGCGATCCTCGACGGGATGCTGTTCGAGGGCGCCGCCGGCGTCGAGCGACTCAGCAAGTTCCCCACGCGCGACGAGGCGATCGCCAAGACGGTCACCGTGGTCCTCACCCCCGGGCGCAAGCTCATGGGCGCGGTCCAGGCCCCCGGCGCCAACCTGCTCGCGGTCGTCAAATCCATCCAGGAGAAGCTGGAGAAGGGCGAGACCATCGCCCCGGTCGCCTGA
- the rplK gene encoding 50S ribosomal protein L11 — protein MAKKEITAQFKLMAPGGKATPAPPLGPVLGANGVNPGQFIQQFNAATGALNGKVVGCVVTVFNDRTFTFEIKSSPASVLIAEAAGVQKGSGEPNKNKVGKITKAQVRKIAEEKKADMNSASIEAAMRVIEGTARSMGVVVEG, from the coding sequence ATGGCCAAAAAAGAAATCACTGCGCAGTTCAAGCTGATGGCGCCGGGTGGCAAGGCCACCCCCGCCCCGCCGCTGGGCCCCGTGCTCGGCGCGAACGGCGTGAACCCGGGTCAGTTCATCCAGCAGTTCAACGCCGCGACGGGCGCGCTCAACGGCAAGGTCGTTGGCTGCGTGGTCACGGTGTTCAACGACCGCACCTTCACCTTCGAGATCAAGTCCTCGCCCGCGAGCGTGCTGATCGCGGAGGCGGCCGGCGTTCAGAAGGGCTCTGGCGAGCCCAACAAGAACAAGGTCGGGAAGATCACCAAGGCGCAGGTGCGCAAGATCGCTGAAGAGAAGAAGGCCGACATGAACTCGGCCTCGATCGAAGCGGCGATGCGAGTCATCGAAGGCACAGCCCGGTCCATGGGCGTCGTGGTGGAGGGCTGA